The genomic region CCCCGGTTGCAATTGAGGTTGCGAAACGGGGTGTGAAAGGGATTCTATCTGAAAAGCCGATGGCGGAGAACCTCGGACAGGCGCGGGAGATGCTTGAAACCTGTTCGCAACACGGTGTGAAATTAGCGATTGACCATCAAGTCCGGTTTAGCGCGCCCTACGAAGCCGCCAGACAGATGATAGCCGAGGGTGTTATCGGTGATATCTTTCGCATCCATGCTGTTTGTGGTGGTGGTGACCTGAAAGACAATGCCACACATACTGTTGATCTTATGCGATATGTCTATGGTGACCGCGCCGTAAGTTGGGTGATCGGTCAGATTGAACGCATCGGCACACCGACTAAATACGATTTACACTCTGAGGATTTCGCTGTCGGTTACTTCAAGTTTGAAGACAACGTTCGGGCTATCATTGAATCGGGCAGCGATACCGCTCCCGGTTATCACCACATCTACTGCTATGGGACGGAAGGTGAGCTTGAATTGGCTGCTCCGGGCGGTCCCTCTATCCGCTACCGCACCTCAGAATCGGGTGGAGATTGGGTAACACCGGAACTCCCGTCAGAAAGCAATCCTGTGCGAGACATGATTGCGGCTATTGAAGAGGATCGGGAACATCGCTCAAGTGGTCATCAGGGATACGCGACGCACGAGCTGCTCATGGCGATTTATGAGTCGTCTCGGAAGCGGCAGCGTATTCAGTTACCCCTTGAAGAGATGGAATCACCCTTAACGTTGATGATTGAGGATGGATGGATATAGCATAACGTCGGTTTGACTTAAACACTTACATCTACTTCCATTGTTATTTGCTTGACCTGGCTGATGCGAGGTGTCCACATGAAAGCGTTATTTATTGATGACCATGATGTTGAGGAAGTCAACAATCTCGCCCGGAAACTACACCCGCTGCAAAAGTTCGACAAGAACGTTGTGCTTCGACCTGAACACCGTTGGGAAAACTGCGGTATTATGATGTGGACAACCCCGGCGTGGGTTCCGGATGAAGCAATTTTCAAGGTGCTTTACTATGCCAGTTCGGAGTCAGATGATCCGGAGGTTAAACTTGACGTAACGGGTGCCCCGATTGGTGGACGGAGTTTTATCTGTTATGCAACCTCGG from Candidatus Poribacteria bacterium harbors:
- a CDS encoding Gfo/Idh/MocA family oxidoreductase, giving the protein MDKSYNVAIVGCGGISHMHAGWYVNEPRASLTAIADINAEGLKAYGEQYGVEKQYTDYIEMLETEEIDLVSVCTRPKLHAPVAIEVAKRGVKGILSEKPMAENLGQAREMLETCSQHGVKLAIDHQVRFSAPYEAARQMIAEGVIGDIFRIHAVCGGGDLKDNATHTVDLMRYVYGDRAVSWVIGQIERIGTPTKYDLHSEDFAVGYFKFEDNVRAIIESGSDTAPGYHHIYCYGTEGELELAAPGGPSIRYRTSESGGDWVTPELPSESNPVRDMIAAIEEDREHRSSGHQGYATHELLMAIYESSRKRQRIQLPLEEMESPLTLMIEDGWI